In Euphorbia lathyris chromosome 2, ddEupLath1.1, whole genome shotgun sequence, the sequence tcaattaaaacagttttattaattaacctaacaataaatatttattcaatctgattgaaaaaccttttaattttcatatatgaaataacggatttaacgcaggctctgataccactgaagggaaaataggcaaacgttcggcagcggaaatataaaatttttaacctatttcctttaaccaagatccgttaatcgttatttcctataaagagggatagaaggaaataccttttgatgaactatctattgttgcaagcgaagtgccctcaactcttaatccgagttcacgagcacaaaacaaaacacaaatcaAACAAAGTTAGAACTCAATCGTataatagcaatcaagatagattgcctctaattaatcaacacaagatcaaggagtaaaaggaaagagatgaaatcaattgattcggaagcaagcggtgaaagTCGATCCACTATAagtcgaaaattctctctctccgggATAGCAAgggtggccgaaatttacaactAAGGGGGGTTAatatagcctcttccatctaaaccctagtcagatagaattaggttactgaataagagttgtattcggaataatactcttattgttattatctataattatatctaaatataaagataataataacttattaataggataataattagaggcaatttaatctcattaaacctcctaacttatttatcttataattaatttaatccataatcataatctaattataattatttaaaattaaattaattcctttatgtgACATAgcacataaaatcgccccccccccccccccccttgttACTGGgtcttagtggactcagttgggcttctgttaattaattaacatctgtttctcttttgggttccaagtcttatgtgtgacccattaggttcttattgcttctagccgtatacaaccattaaattaatttctcaaaattacattcaatctttgtataacggaatgagtacgcgaactgtgattggcagatccgaaacattcccccagagttataagaagacaagttgattctgtcgttgacaattccatattagttacagtataattcgatccttcatcaacaaCATCCTTGAAcgaaatcttatgactatggataatgtcaagtcacatatagcgagacgttcgttttacttgtacaggccgagttaactccaattagataggttaagtgaaatctgcatttcaagtcttaagctatcaccttgtaaggatttagagtcaagtgtTCCACAAatgatccttggacgtatctcccaattatcaggagtgacaaatccccaatccaatgttaactatcctgcaattacttcttgtgatacccaacgtctgccgtacacaccccagagtcatccctgttatggatcgtgttacaacaggatcaaagcatcacattccataatccaaaatcactaattaacatttttttgagtttgaggattacttatacctattagtaccaataagatgaacatgtgacaaggataaatctatccatcctgttatctcaagtcgggtccccaattctaatgaaccctttcattggatccatgtaactgtccagatatctgcatatttgaagcttgtgagatgatctctctgtctcgacagaaaacattgttatatgcaagtcttaacagtgttatgtcaatcgctattcaaaacatatcacttgacttggggtggttttaagtttattagtttattataatattttgtctcacttcatgcttgtatgaacactttataatcactttaaataaactcagggatttcctttcattagacttatttagttctttaaaagaggttgcctttatacagttatgaaaccatatcttattaaaacaaatgacataaagaacaattcatttacattaggtttatatcctggaacaattgtctataggacactaaaccccaacaaagtTAGCATGGTTTCTCCAACTAGAGTTATATGTATTCGAATAAGGATTCGGTGGTTGTCGAGCGATGAAATCGCATTGTTCTTGCATGGATGCTTCTGGTTTGATTCCTGGACAGTCTATTGATCAATGATGCCCGCTATAGAAATCACAACCATCAGGTGATAGTATCTCAATAGGGGCAGATAGTTGCGTGTTAATCGCGGAGACATTCataaaggaaaataggcaaacgtttgatagcggaaatataaaaattttaacctatttcctttaaaccaagatccgttaatcgttatttcatataaagagggatagaaggaaataccttttgacgaactatctaccgttgctagcgaagtgccctcaactcttaatctgagttcacgagcacaaaacaaaaacacaaatcaaacgatattagaactcaaccgaataatagcaatcaagatagattgcctctaattaatcaacacaaggtcaaggaataaaagaaatagatgaaatcaattgattcgaAAGCAAGCGGTGAGAAAAGTGATCCACAACAGTTGGATCGAAATTTGCACTCTCCGGGACAGTAGGCTTGGCCAAAATTCTCAGTAGCAGGAGTTATATATAGCCTCTcatatctaaaccctagttagatagaattaggttattgaataagagttatattcaaaataatactcttattattattatctataattatatctaaatataaagataataataacttattaataggataataattagaagcaatttaatctcaataaacctcctaacttatttatcctataattaatttaattcataattataatctaattataattgtccgaaattaaattaattccttatgtGTCCCTACATATGAAAATCGCCCCCTCTATAATTGGGCCTTaatgggctcagttgggcttccatcaattaattaacatatgtttctcttttgggttccaagtcttatgtgtgacccattaggttcttattgcttctagccgtatacaaccattaaattaatttctcaaaattacattcaatctttgtataacggaatgagtacgcgaactgtgattggcagatctgaaacattcccccagagctataagaagacaagttgattctgtcgttgacaattccatattagttacagtataattcgatccttcatcaacaaCATCCTTGAAcgaaatcttatgactatggataatgtcaagtcacatatagcgagacgttcgttttacttgtacaggccgagttaactccaattagataggttaagtgaaatctacatttcaagtcttaagctatcaccttgcaaggatttagagtcaagtcttccataagcgatcctcggacgtatctcccatttattaggagtgacaaatgctcaatccaacgTTAACTACCCtgtaattacttcctgtgatacccaacgtctgtcgaacacaccctagagtcatccctgttatggatcgtgttagaacaggatcaaagcatcacattccataatccaaaatcactaattaacattcttttgagtctgaggattacttataccaattaatactaatgagatgaacaggtgacaaggataaatctatccatcatgttatctcaagtcgggtccccaatcctaatgaaccctttcattggatccatgtaactgtgcagatatctgtatatctgaagcttatgagatcatctctctgtctcgacagaaaacattgttacatgcaagtcttaacagtgttatgtcaatccatattcaaaacatatcacttgacttggggtggttttaagtttattagtttattataatgttttgtctcacttcatgcttgtatgaacactttataatcactttaaataaactcagggatttccttttattagacttatttagttctttaaaagaggttgcctttatacagttatgaaaccatatcttattaaaacaaatgacataaagaacaattcatttacattaggtttatatcctggaagaattgtctataggacactaaaccccaacaattcATCTTTCCCATTGTTTTAACCAGTTGTTCCATTTGTGAGGATAGTTTAGTGATAGCCTCGTTGTTTGCATTGTTCGTAACTCTCTTTCCATCACTTCTTACTGAGTGCCAATTATAACTGGTGTTGACAACTCTTTCAATTAGCTCGTACAATGCTTGAGGTTCAAGTTCCTCTGGATTTCCATTAGCAACTGATTCAATCTGGATCTTGTATGCATTGGTCACCCCGTTGTAGAAGTTTGAACTTGCATCCATATGGGTATGCCATGATTCGGTACTCTTCTCAATAATTCCTTGTATCTCTCCCATGCTTCGGATAATGATTCATCCTCCTCTTGAAAGAAGTGTAAGACCTCATTCCTTAGCTTGATTACTTGTCTGGGAGGAAAATATTTCATCAGGAATAGCGTAGCCATTTCCTCCCAATTTGTGATAGAACCTGGTTGTGGATTCTTCAACCAAttctttgccttatccttcaaggAAAAGGGAAACGGCTTGAGTCTGATCACTTCGTCACTTTCATTTCTATGAGTGCGAAATGTGTTGCACATTGTGACGAAGTCTTGAATGTGAGCATTTGGATCTTCATTTGGGTATCCACCAAATTGCACAACTGTTTGCAGCATTTGGATCATTGAAGCTTTCACTTCAAATAGGTGATTTCCTTCATTTGGTATTACAATACATGACGAATGGCCTTCAGTGGATGTTCTGGAATAATCCTTCATCTGTAACCTCTGGTTGCCATTGTTGTTATTGTTTCCGTTAACACTGTTGTTTTCAACATGACCCTCCTCATAGTTCACTGCTTGTTCAGGATCTGGTATTTCTTTTTCACAATCCATTCTGGTGCGTCTAACTTATCTGAgtagtcttcttcttcttctgtaggTTCTCTCAATCTCGAGGTCCACCGGGAGAATAGGAATACCTGCTCTTCGCATACACAGCTAGAAATCGAAATACAAAAACTGGACAAACAAGTGGTTATCGAGTAACAAAATAAACATACAAATTCTTCCAAACTTCGATTTAAACAATCCCCGACAACGGCACCAAAAACTTGGTGTGGTGTATATGGACTCTAGTAAGTATACTAGGGTAGATGTAGTGTTGGcaagaccaagtgtcgtattccacagggattgaaCTCAGTTGGATGAACAGTTACATTAAGTGTTAGAATTCAAAATATTGAGTGGGTTATTTGATTAAACTAGCATAAATAGACAAACTAAAAGCAATAATAAACGTAACAAAATCAAGATGAACAGGCACAGACCTAGCCCTACGCCTACGAACAACTGTATTTAAACGATTCTCTTTTAACGAATTACGACCATATTGCTGATTTGGGTCTCTACCTTATTTATCACTAAGGTCCggtgtcccatttccaaagattCTAAGTAAGTAAAATCAACCAAGTGTCCTTGCGTTAACATACAAATAAGCATTAAGAACCAGGAAGCATTCATAAATGAAACCCCAATATATGGTTGTTTTCGTGTCCGTCCACTACGATATATGCCAAATAGCTATTTTTATTACGTCGGAGCACCGTCGTGCCATCTTCGGTAACTAGAATATAGATTGGATCCTAATCTATTCTTTAAAGCATGCTAATGACAATCATTCATAGATGGAAATACTTCATTAATCAACAAAAGTTACTTACAGTCGCCGTTTAATGGCTGGCTAGGCCTGCAAAAGGAATTACTCACTCATTGACATGAGTGAATAGCTTGTTCTTCCCAAAATCATTTCTACGACAATAAGCATAAAAACAGAGAATAAAATTGATGGTGGCAGAAAACGATGCGCCCCTCAACATTAAGACTACTACTCTATTTATATCTTCTAAAAACAAAACCTAAACACAAGggtaaaaagtactaaaagtaAATACAAAATGACAAATGAACAATCTTCCTACACTTGGCGCAAGATGGAAGTTGTATTGCTTTCCACATTttgctctctttctctctcttgtagCTTGTCCGACCCGCGCGTTTATCCGTTTCTTTCCAAATTACCCGTTAATGATGTTGTTTATGCTGTTCTGTTCTACTGATAGCATGTTTGGGAGGATTCCTTCTTGAGCCGTTATTTCTGCctgtttcttccatttctggTTGAAAACTATAAAtttgaagctcttttccatgaatgtTTAGCCTCTAAAACTTGCTCATTTCACTCGTATCATTAAGATCGAATGATTCAATTGGCCAAACAAGGTATTAACTTATGAGACATTCTGATGATAACACTATTCTCAAAAGTTGAACTATTCACTATAGTAATAATATTCTCTACAAAGAGTGTTAAATAAAAGAGATAAATAGTTTTGGAAGCATTGTAAAATAAtatcttttgtatttttctaagtataaaagtaaaagactaAATATTCTTCTTAAAaagtacaaaataaattattacatAAAAGAGAGAACATTATTCACTACAATGATAATATTCTCTACGAATATTGGttaattaaaaatgataaatagTTATAGAATTATTGTAAAATAATATCTTTCGCATTATtctaagtataaaaataaatgatcaaatacATTCTTAGAATATAAAAAGTATTATTACATAAACACTCATATATTGTTTAAATAATGAAGACAAAAAAAAGCTCACCTACAGTTTGCATTGAAGAAATGACCTGCTAGATTATTTAGGATAACCCTTCATCTTTTACATTCACATTTTATATTAAATGACCGTTTATGTAATATTaaaccattttagatgttttaattatttattttttcgttATGACACATTATTTATTCctgattttatattaatatcaaCAAACAAATATTTCATGTTTATGAAAAGGTTACTTTTCGAAGTAGGACAATGGTatctattaatatttaattataatcaaataaataaccCGATGTGTTAAATTGAGATCCATAATTTAATGGTTTACCATCCAGAAGATTAATTAGgattgtgtttgtaattatataAAGCAAAGGAATTATATTTCGTTGAGAGATaaataagaaagaaaaggaaaatagaaGTAGAGTTAGTTTTCCATTAGTTAAAATATACTACTACATAAGAAGAATAAtagatgaagaagaggaaattgAACCCCCAAGGATTAAGGGTGGATATGAATTAAGGAATACGGGCAAAACCCATCTGTTGAAGAACCTCACCACAAGCATGATTAGCGAGAGATGTCTTAAACCCAAGAGGATTAACGAATCGGCTTGCTTGCAACACTCCTACATTATTAGTAAGAAGAACTCTTGCGTCTTCTGGACGACTATTAAATATCTCTGTGCAATTCGCCCATCCGCTTTTTATCAGCTTCACCTCGCAGATGTCTTCCTCGTGATCTCCTTCCACCGGCAATCTATAAACCCCTACCTCATCCGTCTTTCCCTCCACCGCATATGATAATGTGTTGTTTGTTCTGCTTCTGCATTCCAACTTCACCGTCGAACCTAATCCATCGGAAATCAGAATCAATTTCATACAAATTTCATATTAGATCTGGAAATTATTGGAAAATGTATAAACATGCTTACCTGGTATGAAAGAGCTAAGCTTCGTAAGGAACTCTACTCGACAATCATCGCAATAGACTTTACCTTCAGCGTACATAGGAGTTGAGTGGGAAATGGCAATGGATATGAAAGAGGAGAGGCAAAGAGCTATTGAAATGGgaagaagatgagagggaaagCTCTTTGCCATTTTTGGTGTTTGATGAAGCTGCTTCTTCTTGGAGTTTAATTTTccctcttttttcttttataggcGCAAGGGTTAGGtaatattgtttttgtgtttttctatttttagtttttttgataccatttttagtttttatgttAAATATAGGTATTAGGATTAGAGACTGAGTATTTTAATTagtttgtgtttttaattcaaatACCAAATTATTTTGGCCCTCCTTACTTGTTTAAAAAATTCAACTGCTTCGTATATTCTCAAAACATCTTATTTAAAGTAACATTTTAAACTCTGAATGTGCTTATAttgatatattaattttctaaaCTTGTTTGAAGTGTACGAATTTCAATTTCACCAAAATATTCGTTTGCTTGACCACGTGGATTTTAGGACGTCAATAAATCACTTTAACATTTTTAATGTTTAAAGGGACAATTGAATTTTTTGAACAAATATAAAagctaaaaaatttattaatccAATGAATTTTGTGACTTAATGGTTGTTTTTGGTATTACAAATGAAATGCATATGTAGATATCCTCAGCCTAAGGGTACgagaagaaaataaattttactTTATGGTATAACTTTTGTTTGTAAGGAGATACTTTAATATTTGAATAATATAGTCCTTTCATTTCACAATATATGTAGTTTTTAAGGAATTTGATTTATCAAAATACATAATGTTTTTATTCAATCCATAtacattaattgatttttactaAATATACACTTTAAAAAAAGCTCACTTCATTttgaaaaaagataaaaaaaaaatttattagtggatagaattaacacaatgtaccaaagttttttagttaaaattaattatatttcttaatttttgtTCTATTCTGAAACATAGGAAGTATGCAAATAAAAACTCTTGCCTGAATACATAAAGATTCCCTAACTTTGGCCTAAAAAGTCGATTATCTCTAGAATTTACAAAATGTATCgctagctctctgaacttgcttaaagtggcATATTGACCAcctcaatttgtttaaagtgatttattAGCCTCCTAAATTTACTTTAATAATCTAGTGGCCcctgaacttacttaaaatgataTTACATTTCAACTTGTCCAAATCATTTTTTATCTTACAATGTGGATTTAGAGAGTTGAGCATGTcattttaagtaaatttagAGAACTAACAATTCACTTTATAAATTGAGGAGGTCAAATAGCTTTTTAGACTAAGCAAATTTAGAGAACTAACAATGCACTAAAGAGCTTAACCCTACTTATTTCTATCATTGTAGGTTAAGGAATGTAAATGAGAAACACATCTCAAAGTTATATGTACTTTGAGTGCTAGGGTCATTCGATTTAGAATCATATGACACATGTGAATTGTGCCTTAGAGGCAAGATGACAAAGAGTCCTTTCAACAAGCAAGTTGAAAGGACGAATGGCTTATTGGAACTGATACACATGGATGCATGCGGTCCATTAAGCACCGAAACTAGAGGTGGTTATAACTACTTTATCACTTTTATTGTTGACTGCAGCATATATGGCTACCTGTAACATGAATTTAAATTGCCAAATCAGTGTATGTAAGATAAAGATCCACCCTTTTATTAgtgatgcgcgttttacgtatacgtgcatgtaAAGGCAGGTGTACCTTAGTcatgtatcaagtaataaagtgaaagtagagtatcgttcccacgaggatggtgattataaatactaatctttttgcttactattaaacaatcaaaagatagagtttgttggacaaccaagttaatacttaagcaagaaatgaaatgaaaaattatacaaattgggtgagagattacttatattgaaagaaactaaggcttctagcttcacttaacctctttgcttggtaataataCTTAgccccttttaagttgttttatcctttttaagatggcaatttttcttattaactaatagattctcgagattggctctaaactctcgattaattactttctcTTGGTctggctcaagtaattaatctagagaagcattaagttttattattctaaacatttttaacctactttacattggtccggctaaagtggtcacttaagattcaagaaaaaccgctcgagtaattagttctaaactttcgattaattactttcccttcgtccggctcaagtaattaatccaaagaagcattaagttttcttagttccaaacgttcgatttattacttgagccgtaCTTTCCCTTGGtgcggctcaagtaataaatctaagatttgttgtaagattcatgaaaaaccttggaaaaccaataagccacactaaatggtcattaggtacAACTTATGAATtccgattaatcaatttaatcacgatcaatataaacgattaattatattcaagtaggaATTTGGTCCATCTCCTACAAgaattaagaatcataagttaattatcaaaaaggataaacatagcttaaataggttaaacataattaccacataattaaggttaagatccacttttagccttagttaagggggttttagcctatgattagattaaaacacaccttagaaaaatagataatggagttcatagtaataaaagagattcaagtttagaagaaaccgtaatgacgattgccgaacgaacttcttcggtaacttaaaacttacttttattggatTAAATCGTGCACAAACAACACTTTGAgaacaataacaataattagaacaataacaacaattagaacaacacaaacaactgattcTTAAAGAGAAGAATtagcaaaataacattatagagggagaaATTTAGCCTAAGCTTGGTTTGTCTTC encodes:
- the LOC136220819 gene encoding olee1-like protein; amino-acid sequence: MAKSFPSHLLPISIALCLSSFISIAISHSTPMYAEGKVYCDDCRVEFLTKLSSFIPGSTVKLECRSRTNNTLSYAVEGKTDEVGVYRLPVEGDHEEDICEVKLIKSGWANCTEIFNSRPEDARVLLTNNVGVLQASRFVNPLGFKTSLANHACGEVLQQMGFARIP